The following coding sequences lie in one Armatimonadota bacterium genomic window:
- a CDS encoding glycosyltransferase, which yields MSTPIISVLLPAFNAANTLNQAIESLVRQTFASFEVVAIDDGSTDGTGDILDRWAEQDVRIRVIRIPHSGIVNALNIGIAECKGEFIARMDADDVSHPDRLRLQIEFMQTHQDVSVCGCLVRSFPRAKVKKGFLRYEEWLNSLISHEDISRDIFIESPLAHPSVMMRASDLRMIGGYRDMGWPEDYDLWLRFYMAGKRFAKIRRVLLFWRETPGRLTFADSRYSLENFMRLKAHFLAQYLPQSRPIITWGAGMTGKRLMKHLIREGVKLTAVVDIDARKIGQVIRGVPIIRPEDLERFADAFVIAAVASEGARDLIRRQLIETNRKELQDFICAA from the coding sequence ATGAGCACCCCAATAATTTCGGTTCTGCTCCCGGCATTCAACGCCGCCAATACGCTCAATCAAGCAATTGAGAGTTTGGTTCGGCAGACATTCGCCAGCTTCGAGGTAGTAGCAATAGACGATGGGTCTACCGACGGTACCGGCGACATCCTTGACCGCTGGGCAGAACAAGACGTGAGAATAAGGGTTATACGTATTCCGCATTCAGGGATCGTAAACGCACTCAACATTGGGATTGCCGAATGCAAGGGTGAGTTTATCGCTCGCATGGACGCCGATGATGTTTCTCATCCCGATAGGCTTCGATTGCAAATCGAGTTCATGCAAACCCACCAGGATGTTAGCGTTTGCGGATGTCTTGTGCGCTCATTTCCAAGAGCGAAGGTCAAAAAAGGCTTCCTTCGATACGAAGAATGGCTAAATTCCCTCATAAGCCATGAAGATATTTCGAGGGACATCTTTATCGAGAGCCCGCTTGCACACCCTAGCGTTATGATGCGAGCATCGGACCTACGCATGATTGGCGGTTACCGCGACATGGGCTGGCCTGAGGACTATGATCTTTGGTTGAGGTTTTACATGGCAGGAAAGCGCTTTGCAAAAATTCGCCGAGTTTTGCTGTTTTGGCGGGAAACCCCTGGCAGATTAACATTCGCTGATTCGCGCTATTCGCTTGAAAACTTCATGCGATTAAAAGCTCATTTCCTTGCTCAATACCTGCCACAATCACGCCCGATAATTACGTGGGGAGCAGGCATGACAGGCAAGCGACTCATGAAGCACCTGATTAGGGAAGGCGTAAAGCTCACGGCAGTTGTAGATATTGACGCCCGCAAAATAGGACAAGTCATTCGAGGAGTGCCCATAATTCGACCCGAGGATTTAGAAAGATTTGCAGATGCTTTTGTTATTGCCGCTGTAGCCTCAGAGGGGGCGCGCGACCTCATTCGTAGACAATTGATTGAGACAAACCGAAAGGAATTGCAAGATTTTATTTGTGCCGCGTGA